One Synechococcus sp. CC9605 genomic window carries:
- a CDS encoding PfkB family carbohydrate kinase has translation MSSTSALPPLRLAVVGHVEWVEFLAVDQLPHPGAIGHALRALQEPAGGGAVVAVQMARLQQQPVQFFTALGRDSVGEACVKRLKDLGLEVHVAWREAPTRRGVSMVDGEGDRAITVIGERLTPSLDDDLPWEALGECDGLFVTAADARLLKACRSAAVLAATPRVRLPVLQQAGVQLDALIGSGLDPGERVEPEQLNPAPCALIRTEGAAGGLSLPGGRYDPAALPGPLVESYGCGDSFAAGVVTALGARWSLARAIALGAQCGAACATRFGPYG, from the coding sequence TTGTCTTCCACTTCAGCACTGCCGCCTTTGCGTTTGGCCGTCGTTGGCCATGTTGAGTGGGTGGAATTTCTCGCGGTGGATCAGCTCCCCCATCCGGGGGCGATCGGTCATGCCTTGCGGGCCCTGCAAGAACCTGCTGGTGGTGGTGCTGTCGTTGCGGTGCAGATGGCACGTTTGCAGCAACAACCCGTTCAGTTCTTTACGGCTCTAGGTCGTGATTCGGTCGGCGAAGCCTGCGTCAAGAGGCTCAAGGATCTGGGCTTGGAGGTTCATGTCGCCTGGAGGGAAGCACCAACCCGTCGGGGCGTGAGCATGGTCGATGGCGAGGGGGATCGGGCGATCACAGTGATCGGTGAGCGACTGACCCCATCACTGGATGATGACCTGCCCTGGGAGGCCCTCGGCGAATGCGATGGCCTCTTCGTCACGGCCGCTGATGCGCGTCTGTTGAAAGCCTGCCGTTCTGCTGCAGTTTTGGCCGCGACCCCGCGGGTTCGTTTGCCTGTGCTTCAGCAGGCGGGGGTGCAACTCGATGCCTTGATTGGCAGTGGCCTTGATCCAGGTGAACGGGTGGAGCCAGAGCAGTTGAACCCAGCTCCCTGTGCGCTCATTCGTACGGAAGGTGCTGCAGGGGGCCTCAGTCTTCCGGGCGGTCGTTATGACCCTGCAGCTCTGCCTGGGCCCTTGGTCGAGAGTTATGGCTGCGGCGACAGCTTTGCGGCCGGGGTGGTCACTGCCCTTGGTGCGCGCTGGTCATTGGCGAGGGCCATTGCCTTGGGTGCCCAGTGTGGTGCTGCTTGTGCGACGCGATTTGGACCTTATGGCTAG